In a single window of the Mesoplodon densirostris isolate mMesDen1 chromosome 16, mMesDen1 primary haplotype, whole genome shotgun sequence genome:
- the LOC132476718 gene encoding zinc finger protein 75A isoform X8: MYFSKEEWELLDPTQKALYNDVMQENYETVISLALFVLPKPKVISCLEQGEEPWVQRSLEFKDNSGELPTAGLKLKNDTENLQPLCLCDLEIQAPVDIASKKARLKVPQKTMGKENHGDMHRVGKWHRDFPVKKKKKLSTWKQELLKLMDLHKKERAGEKPFKCQECGKSFRVSSDLIKHQRIHTEEKPYKCQQCDKRFRWSSDLNKHLTTHQGIKPYKCSWCGKSFSQNTNLHTHQRTHTGEKPFTCHECGKKFSQNSHLIKHRRTHTGEQPYTCSTCRRNFSRRSSLLRHQKLHQ, from the exons AtgtatttttccaaggaagaatgGGAGTTACTGGATCCCACTCAGAAGGCCCTCTACAATGATGTAATGCAAGAAAACTATGAGACTGTCATCTCTCTAG CCTTATTTGTGCTCCCCAAACCCAAAGTGATCTCCTGTCTAGAGCAGGGGGAAGAGCCGTGGGTTCAAAGATCCCTGGAGTTCAAGGACAATTCTGGAGAGCTGCCTACAG CAGGGCTAAAGCTCAAAAATGACACTGAAAATCTTCAGCCTCTATGTCTTTGTGACTTAGAAATACAAGCACCAGTAGATATAGCATCAAAAAAGGCCAGATTGAAAGTCCCCCAGAAAACAATGGGCAAAGAAAATCATGGTGATATGCATAGGGTCGGGAAATGGCACCGAGATTTtccagtgaagaaaaaaaagaaactttcaacCTGGAAACAAGAGCTGCTGAAACTTATGGATCTTCACAAAAAAGAACGTGCAGGAGAGAAGCCTTTTAAATGCCAGGAATGTGGGAAAAGCTTCAGAGTGAGCTCTGACCTTATCAAGCACCAAAGAATTCACACTGAAGAGAAACCGTATAAATGTCAGCAGTGTGATAAGAGGTTTAGGTGGAGTTCAGATCTTAATAAGCATTTAACAACACACCAAGGAATAAAACCATATAAATGCTCATGGTGTGGGAAAAGCTTCAGTCAAAATACAAATCTCCACACACACCAAAgaactcacactggagagaagccctttACATGTCATGAATGTGGAAAAAAATTCAGTCAAAATTCCCACCTTATTAAACACCGGAGAACTCACACAGGTGAGCAGCCTTATACCTGTAGCACATGCAGGAGAAACTTCAGCAGACGCTCAAGCCTTCTTAGACACCAGAAACTCCACCAGTAA
- the LOC132476718 gene encoding zinc finger protein 75D isoform X1 — protein sequence MMTIDLKVAEYLNPQIRTLWETKGPVTGSSSQHKKYAPQMDSLSPERSHQHFRSFLYHEAAGPREAVDQLLELCRRWLRPEIHSKEQILELVVLEQFLSILPRDTQTHIKKHHLQSIEEAVVLVEHLQRESGQTRNGVADHELGKEAVLLGETAEAPGFKRKPAEAQQVGMSQDEEFWNTHQSLQELLIRNTHKETEPICEREMSLGYSETEAREISCGSPSPTAVSAHRILAFPEQTNTKDWPVTPELILPESQSLLTFEEVAMYFSQEEWELLDPTQKALYNDVMQENYETVISLELSLVCSKTEGREISSHSSTAVPAHQILAFPEQTNAKDWTVAPELVLPESQSLLTFEEVAMYFSKEEWELLDPTQKALYNDVMQENYETVISLALFVLPKPKVISCLEQGEEPWVQRSLEFKDNSGELPTAGLKLKNDTENLQPLCLCDLEIQAPVDIASKKARLKVPQKTMGKENHGDMHRVGKWHRDFPVKKKKKLSTWKQELLKLMDLHKKERAGEKPFKCQECGKSFRVSSDLIKHQRIHTEEKPYKCQQCDKRFRWSSDLNKHLTTHQGIKPYKCSWCGKSFSQNTNLHTHQRTHTGEKPFTCHECGKKFSQNSHLIKHRRTHTGEQPYTCSTCRRNFSRRSSLLRHQKLHQ from the exons ATGATGACCATAGATCTGAAGGTGGCTGAGTACTTGAACCCTCAGATCAGGACTCTGTGGGAGACCAAGGGACCTGTGACAGGGAGCTCCAGTCAGCATAAGAAATATGCCCCCCAAATGGACAGTCTCAGTCCTGAGAGGTCTCACCAGCACTTCCGGAGCTTCCTCTATCATGAAGCAGCTGGACCCCGGGAGGCTGTTGACCAGCTTCTGGAATTATGCCGTCGGTGGCTGAGGCCAGAGATTCATTCAAAAGAGCAGATCTTGGAACTTGTGGTGCTAGAGCAGTTCCTGTCCATTCTGCCCAGGGACACCCAGACCCACATAAAGAAGCACCATCTACAGAGCATTGAGGAGGCTGTGGTCCTGGTAGAACACTTGCAGAGGGAATCTGGTCAAACGAGGAATGGG GTTGCAGACCATGAGCTGGGAAAGGAGGCAGTGCTCTTGGGAGAAACAGCAGAGGCCCCAGGCTTCAAGCGGAAGCCAGCAGAGGCCCAGCAAGTGGGCATGTCCCAGGATGAAGAATTTTGGAATACACACCAGAGTCTACAAGAGCTGCTGATCAGGAATACCCACAAAGAAACTGAGCCCATATGTGAGAGGG AAATGAGCCTAGGATATTCAGAAACAGAAGCGAGAGAGATTTCCTGTGGCTCTCCTTCACCCACAGCGGTGTCTGCTCACCGGATCCTAGCCTTTCCTGAACAGACAAACACCAAAGACTGGCCAGTGACACCTGAGCTCATCTTGCCTGAGTCCCAG AGCTTGTTGACATTTGAAGAAGTGGCCATGTATTTTTCCCAAGAAGAATGGGAGTTATTGGATCCTACTCAGAAGGCCCTCTACAATGATGTAATGCAAGAAAACTATGAGACTGTCATCTCTCTAG AACTGAGCCTAGTATGTTCAAAGACAGAAGGGAGAGAAATTTCCTCTCACTCTTCCACAGCGGTGCCTGCTCACCAGATCCTAGCCTTTCCTGAGCAGACAAATGCCAAAGACTGGACAGTGGCACCTGAGCTCGTGTTGCCTGAATCCCAG AGCTTGTTGACATTTGAAGAAGTGGCCAtgtatttttccaaggaagaatgGGAGTTACTGGATCCCACTCAGAAGGCCCTCTACAATGATGTAATGCAAGAAAACTATGAGACTGTCATCTCTCTAG CCTTATTTGTGCTCCCCAAACCCAAAGTGATCTCCTGTCTAGAGCAGGGGGAAGAGCCGTGGGTTCAAAGATCCCTGGAGTTCAAGGACAATTCTGGAGAGCTGCCTACAG CAGGGCTAAAGCTCAAAAATGACACTGAAAATCTTCAGCCTCTATGTCTTTGTGACTTAGAAATACAAGCACCAGTAGATATAGCATCAAAAAAGGCCAGATTGAAAGTCCCCCAGAAAACAATGGGCAAAGAAAATCATGGTGATATGCATAGGGTCGGGAAATGGCACCGAGATTTtccagtgaagaaaaaaaagaaactttcaacCTGGAAACAAGAGCTGCTGAAACTTATGGATCTTCACAAAAAAGAACGTGCAGGAGAGAAGCCTTTTAAATGCCAGGAATGTGGGAAAAGCTTCAGAGTGAGCTCTGACCTTATCAAGCACCAAAGAATTCACACTGAAGAGAAACCGTATAAATGTCAGCAGTGTGATAAGAGGTTTAGGTGGAGTTCAGATCTTAATAAGCATTTAACAACACACCAAGGAATAAAACCATATAAATGCTCATGGTGTGGGAAAAGCTTCAGTCAAAATACAAATCTCCACACACACCAAAgaactcacactggagagaagccctttACATGTCATGAATGTGGAAAAAAATTCAGTCAAAATTCCCACCTTATTAAACACCGGAGAACTCACACAGGTGAGCAGCCTTATACCTGTAGCACATGCAGGAGAAACTTCAGCAGACGCTCAAGCCTTCTTAGACACCAGAAACTCCACCAGTAA
- the LOC132476718 gene encoding zinc finger protein 75A isoform X6 translates to MSQDEEFWNTHQSLQELLIRNTHKETEPICEREMSLGYSETEAREISCGSPSPTAVSAHRILAFPEQTNTKDWPVTPELILPESQSLLTFEEVAMYFSQEEWELLDPTQKALYNDVMQENYETVISLELSLVCSKTEGREISSHSSTAVPAHQILAFPEQTNAKDWTVAPELVLPESQSLLTFEEVAMYFSKEEWELLDPTQKALYNDVMQENYETVISLALFVLPKPKVISCLEQGEEPWVQRSLEFKDNSGELPTAGLKLKNDTENLQPLCLCDLEIQAPVDIASKKARLKVPQKTMGKENHGDMHRVGKWHRDFPVKKKKKLSTWKQELLKLMDLHKKERAGEKPFKCQECGKSFRVSSDLIKHQRIHTEEKPYKCQQCDKRFRWSSDLNKHLTTHQGIKPYKCSWCGKSFSQNTNLHTHQRTHTGEKPFTCHECGKKFSQNSHLIKHRRTHTGEQPYTCSTCRRNFSRRSSLLRHQKLHQ, encoded by the exons ATGTCCCAGGATGAAGAATTTTGGAATACACACCAGAGTCTACAAGAGCTGCTGATCAGGAATACCCACAAAGAAACTGAGCCCATATGTGAGAGGG AAATGAGCCTAGGATATTCAGAAACAGAAGCGAGAGAGATTTCCTGTGGCTCTCCTTCACCCACAGCGGTGTCTGCTCACCGGATCCTAGCCTTTCCTGAACAGACAAACACCAAAGACTGGCCAGTGACACCTGAGCTCATCTTGCCTGAGTCCCAG AGCTTGTTGACATTTGAAGAAGTGGCCATGTATTTTTCCCAAGAAGAATGGGAGTTATTGGATCCTACTCAGAAGGCCCTCTACAATGATGTAATGCAAGAAAACTATGAGACTGTCATCTCTCTAG AACTGAGCCTAGTATGTTCAAAGACAGAAGGGAGAGAAATTTCCTCTCACTCTTCCACAGCGGTGCCTGCTCACCAGATCCTAGCCTTTCCTGAGCAGACAAATGCCAAAGACTGGACAGTGGCACCTGAGCTCGTGTTGCCTGAATCCCAG AGCTTGTTGACATTTGAAGAAGTGGCCAtgtatttttccaaggaagaatgGGAGTTACTGGATCCCACTCAGAAGGCCCTCTACAATGATGTAATGCAAGAAAACTATGAGACTGTCATCTCTCTAG CCTTATTTGTGCTCCCCAAACCCAAAGTGATCTCCTGTCTAGAGCAGGGGGAAGAGCCGTGGGTTCAAAGATCCCTGGAGTTCAAGGACAATTCTGGAGAGCTGCCTACAG CAGGGCTAAAGCTCAAAAATGACACTGAAAATCTTCAGCCTCTATGTCTTTGTGACTTAGAAATACAAGCACCAGTAGATATAGCATCAAAAAAGGCCAGATTGAAAGTCCCCCAGAAAACAATGGGCAAAGAAAATCATGGTGATATGCATAGGGTCGGGAAATGGCACCGAGATTTtccagtgaagaaaaaaaagaaactttcaacCTGGAAACAAGAGCTGCTGAAACTTATGGATCTTCACAAAAAAGAACGTGCAGGAGAGAAGCCTTTTAAATGCCAGGAATGTGGGAAAAGCTTCAGAGTGAGCTCTGACCTTATCAAGCACCAAAGAATTCACACTGAAGAGAAACCGTATAAATGTCAGCAGTGTGATAAGAGGTTTAGGTGGAGTTCAGATCTTAATAAGCATTTAACAACACACCAAGGAATAAAACCATATAAATGCTCATGGTGTGGGAAAAGCTTCAGTCAAAATACAAATCTCCACACACACCAAAgaactcacactggagagaagccctttACATGTCATGAATGTGGAAAAAAATTCAGTCAAAATTCCCACCTTATTAAACACCGGAGAACTCACACAGGTGAGCAGCCTTATACCTGTAGCACATGCAGGAGAAACTTCAGCAGACGCTCAAGCCTTCTTAGACACCAGAAACTCCACCAGTAA
- the LOC132476718 gene encoding zinc finger protein 75D isoform X4 translates to MMTIDLKVAEYLNPQIRTLWETKGPVTGSSSQHKKYAPQMDSLSPERSHQHFRSFLYHEAAGPREAVDQLLELCRRWLRPEIHSKEQILELVVLEQFLSILPRDTQTHIKKHHLQSIEEAVVLVEHLQRESGQTRNGVADHELGKEAVLLGETAEAPGFKRKPAEAQQVGMSQDEEFWNTHQSLQELLIRNTHKETEPICERAVSAHRILAFPEQTNTKDWPVTPELILPESQSLLTFEEVAMYFSQEEWELLDPTQKALYNDVMQENYETVISLELSLVCSKTEGREISSHSSTAVPAHQILAFPEQTNAKDWTVAPELVLPESQSLLTFEEVAMYFSKEEWELLDPTQKALYNDVMQENYETVISLALFVLPKPKVISCLEQGEEPWVQRSLEFKDNSGELPTAGLKLKNDTENLQPLCLCDLEIQAPVDIASKKARLKVPQKTMGKENHGDMHRVGKWHRDFPVKKKKKLSTWKQELLKLMDLHKKERAGEKPFKCQECGKSFRVSSDLIKHQRIHTEEKPYKCQQCDKRFRWSSDLNKHLTTHQGIKPYKCSWCGKSFSQNTNLHTHQRTHTGEKPFTCHECGKKFSQNSHLIKHRRTHTGEQPYTCSTCRRNFSRRSSLLRHQKLHQ, encoded by the exons ATGATGACCATAGATCTGAAGGTGGCTGAGTACTTGAACCCTCAGATCAGGACTCTGTGGGAGACCAAGGGACCTGTGACAGGGAGCTCCAGTCAGCATAAGAAATATGCCCCCCAAATGGACAGTCTCAGTCCTGAGAGGTCTCACCAGCACTTCCGGAGCTTCCTCTATCATGAAGCAGCTGGACCCCGGGAGGCTGTTGACCAGCTTCTGGAATTATGCCGTCGGTGGCTGAGGCCAGAGATTCATTCAAAAGAGCAGATCTTGGAACTTGTGGTGCTAGAGCAGTTCCTGTCCATTCTGCCCAGGGACACCCAGACCCACATAAAGAAGCACCATCTACAGAGCATTGAGGAGGCTGTGGTCCTGGTAGAACACTTGCAGAGGGAATCTGGTCAAACGAGGAATGGG GTTGCAGACCATGAGCTGGGAAAGGAGGCAGTGCTCTTGGGAGAAACAGCAGAGGCCCCAGGCTTCAAGCGGAAGCCAGCAGAGGCCCAGCAAGTGGGCATGTCCCAGGATGAAGAATTTTGGAATACACACCAGAGTCTACAAGAGCTGCTGATCAGGAATACCCACAAAGAAACTGAGCCCATATGTGAGAGGG CGGTGTCTGCTCACCGGATCCTAGCCTTTCCTGAACAGACAAACACCAAAGACTGGCCAGTGACACCTGAGCTCATCTTGCCTGAGTCCCAG AGCTTGTTGACATTTGAAGAAGTGGCCATGTATTTTTCCCAAGAAGAATGGGAGTTATTGGATCCTACTCAGAAGGCCCTCTACAATGATGTAATGCAAGAAAACTATGAGACTGTCATCTCTCTAG AACTGAGCCTAGTATGTTCAAAGACAGAAGGGAGAGAAATTTCCTCTCACTCTTCCACAGCGGTGCCTGCTCACCAGATCCTAGCCTTTCCTGAGCAGACAAATGCCAAAGACTGGACAGTGGCACCTGAGCTCGTGTTGCCTGAATCCCAG AGCTTGTTGACATTTGAAGAAGTGGCCAtgtatttttccaaggaagaatgGGAGTTACTGGATCCCACTCAGAAGGCCCTCTACAATGATGTAATGCAAGAAAACTATGAGACTGTCATCTCTCTAG CCTTATTTGTGCTCCCCAAACCCAAAGTGATCTCCTGTCTAGAGCAGGGGGAAGAGCCGTGGGTTCAAAGATCCCTGGAGTTCAAGGACAATTCTGGAGAGCTGCCTACAG CAGGGCTAAAGCTCAAAAATGACACTGAAAATCTTCAGCCTCTATGTCTTTGTGACTTAGAAATACAAGCACCAGTAGATATAGCATCAAAAAAGGCCAGATTGAAAGTCCCCCAGAAAACAATGGGCAAAGAAAATCATGGTGATATGCATAGGGTCGGGAAATGGCACCGAGATTTtccagtgaagaaaaaaaagaaactttcaacCTGGAAACAAGAGCTGCTGAAACTTATGGATCTTCACAAAAAAGAACGTGCAGGAGAGAAGCCTTTTAAATGCCAGGAATGTGGGAAAAGCTTCAGAGTGAGCTCTGACCTTATCAAGCACCAAAGAATTCACACTGAAGAGAAACCGTATAAATGTCAGCAGTGTGATAAGAGGTTTAGGTGGAGTTCAGATCTTAATAAGCATTTAACAACACACCAAGGAATAAAACCATATAAATGCTCATGGTGTGGGAAAAGCTTCAGTCAAAATACAAATCTCCACACACACCAAAgaactcacactggagagaagccctttACATGTCATGAATGTGGAAAAAAATTCAGTCAAAATTCCCACCTTATTAAACACCGGAGAACTCACACAGGTGAGCAGCCTTATACCTGTAGCACATGCAGGAGAAACTTCAGCAGACGCTCAAGCCTTCTTAGACACCAGAAACTCCACCAGTAA
- the LOC132476718 gene encoding zinc finger protein 75D isoform X3 yields MMTIDLKVAEYLNPQIRTLWETKGPVTGSSSQHKKYAPQMDSLSPERSHQHFRSFLYHEAAGPREAVDQLLELCRRWLRPEIHSKEQILELVVLEQFLSILPRDTQTHIKKHHLQSIEEAVVLVEHLQRESGQTRNGVADHELGKEAVLLGETAEAPGFKRKPAEAQQVGMSQDEEFWNTHQSLQELLIRNTHKETEPICEREMSLGYSETEAREISCGSPSPTAVSAHRILAFPEQTNTKDWPVTPELILPESQSLLTFEEVAMYFSQEEWELLDPTQKALYNDVMQENYETVISLAVPAHQILAFPEQTNAKDWTVAPELVLPESQSLLTFEEVAMYFSKEEWELLDPTQKALYNDVMQENYETVISLALFVLPKPKVISCLEQGEEPWVQRSLEFKDNSGELPTAGLKLKNDTENLQPLCLCDLEIQAPVDIASKKARLKVPQKTMGKENHGDMHRVGKWHRDFPVKKKKKLSTWKQELLKLMDLHKKERAGEKPFKCQECGKSFRVSSDLIKHQRIHTEEKPYKCQQCDKRFRWSSDLNKHLTTHQGIKPYKCSWCGKSFSQNTNLHTHQRTHTGEKPFTCHECGKKFSQNSHLIKHRRTHTGEQPYTCSTCRRNFSRRSSLLRHQKLHQ; encoded by the exons ATGATGACCATAGATCTGAAGGTGGCTGAGTACTTGAACCCTCAGATCAGGACTCTGTGGGAGACCAAGGGACCTGTGACAGGGAGCTCCAGTCAGCATAAGAAATATGCCCCCCAAATGGACAGTCTCAGTCCTGAGAGGTCTCACCAGCACTTCCGGAGCTTCCTCTATCATGAAGCAGCTGGACCCCGGGAGGCTGTTGACCAGCTTCTGGAATTATGCCGTCGGTGGCTGAGGCCAGAGATTCATTCAAAAGAGCAGATCTTGGAACTTGTGGTGCTAGAGCAGTTCCTGTCCATTCTGCCCAGGGACACCCAGACCCACATAAAGAAGCACCATCTACAGAGCATTGAGGAGGCTGTGGTCCTGGTAGAACACTTGCAGAGGGAATCTGGTCAAACGAGGAATGGG GTTGCAGACCATGAGCTGGGAAAGGAGGCAGTGCTCTTGGGAGAAACAGCAGAGGCCCCAGGCTTCAAGCGGAAGCCAGCAGAGGCCCAGCAAGTGGGCATGTCCCAGGATGAAGAATTTTGGAATACACACCAGAGTCTACAAGAGCTGCTGATCAGGAATACCCACAAAGAAACTGAGCCCATATGTGAGAGGG AAATGAGCCTAGGATATTCAGAAACAGAAGCGAGAGAGATTTCCTGTGGCTCTCCTTCACCCACAGCGGTGTCTGCTCACCGGATCCTAGCCTTTCCTGAACAGACAAACACCAAAGACTGGCCAGTGACACCTGAGCTCATCTTGCCTGAGTCCCAG AGCTTGTTGACATTTGAAGAAGTGGCCATGTATTTTTCCCAAGAAGAATGGGAGTTATTGGATCCTACTCAGAAGGCCCTCTACAATGATGTAATGCAAGAAAACTATGAGACTGTCATCTCTCTAG CGGTGCCTGCTCACCAGATCCTAGCCTTTCCTGAGCAGACAAATGCCAAAGACTGGACAGTGGCACCTGAGCTCGTGTTGCCTGAATCCCAG AGCTTGTTGACATTTGAAGAAGTGGCCAtgtatttttccaaggaagaatgGGAGTTACTGGATCCCACTCAGAAGGCCCTCTACAATGATGTAATGCAAGAAAACTATGAGACTGTCATCTCTCTAG CCTTATTTGTGCTCCCCAAACCCAAAGTGATCTCCTGTCTAGAGCAGGGGGAAGAGCCGTGGGTTCAAAGATCCCTGGAGTTCAAGGACAATTCTGGAGAGCTGCCTACAG CAGGGCTAAAGCTCAAAAATGACACTGAAAATCTTCAGCCTCTATGTCTTTGTGACTTAGAAATACAAGCACCAGTAGATATAGCATCAAAAAAGGCCAGATTGAAAGTCCCCCAGAAAACAATGGGCAAAGAAAATCATGGTGATATGCATAGGGTCGGGAAATGGCACCGAGATTTtccagtgaagaaaaaaaagaaactttcaacCTGGAAACAAGAGCTGCTGAAACTTATGGATCTTCACAAAAAAGAACGTGCAGGAGAGAAGCCTTTTAAATGCCAGGAATGTGGGAAAAGCTTCAGAGTGAGCTCTGACCTTATCAAGCACCAAAGAATTCACACTGAAGAGAAACCGTATAAATGTCAGCAGTGTGATAAGAGGTTTAGGTGGAGTTCAGATCTTAATAAGCATTTAACAACACACCAAGGAATAAAACCATATAAATGCTCATGGTGTGGGAAAAGCTTCAGTCAAAATACAAATCTCCACACACACCAAAgaactcacactggagagaagccctttACATGTCATGAATGTGGAAAAAAATTCAGTCAAAATTCCCACCTTATTAAACACCGGAGAACTCACACAGGTGAGCAGCCTTATACCTGTAGCACATGCAGGAGAAACTTCAGCAGACGCTCAAGCCTTCTTAGACACCAGAAACTCCACCAGTAA
- the LOC132476718 gene encoding zinc finger protein 75A isoform X5 → MMTIDLKVADHELGKEAVLLGETAEAPGFKRKPAEAQQVGMSQDEEFWNTHQSLQELLIRNTHKETEPICEREMSLGYSETEAREISCGSPSPTAVSAHRILAFPEQTNTKDWPVTPELILPESQSLLTFEEVAMYFSQEEWELLDPTQKALYNDVMQENYETVISLELSLVCSKTEGREISSHSSTAVPAHQILAFPEQTNAKDWTVAPELVLPESQSLLTFEEVAMYFSKEEWELLDPTQKALYNDVMQENYETVISLALFVLPKPKVISCLEQGEEPWVQRSLEFKDNSGELPTAGLKLKNDTENLQPLCLCDLEIQAPVDIASKKARLKVPQKTMGKENHGDMHRVGKWHRDFPVKKKKKLSTWKQELLKLMDLHKKERAGEKPFKCQECGKSFRVSSDLIKHQRIHTEEKPYKCQQCDKRFRWSSDLNKHLTTHQGIKPYKCSWCGKSFSQNTNLHTHQRTHTGEKPFTCHECGKKFSQNSHLIKHRRTHTGEQPYTCSTCRRNFSRRSSLLRHQKLHQ, encoded by the exons ATGATGACCATAGATCTGAAG GTTGCAGACCATGAGCTGGGAAAGGAGGCAGTGCTCTTGGGAGAAACAGCAGAGGCCCCAGGCTTCAAGCGGAAGCCAGCAGAGGCCCAGCAAGTGGGCATGTCCCAGGATGAAGAATTTTGGAATACACACCAGAGTCTACAAGAGCTGCTGATCAGGAATACCCACAAAGAAACTGAGCCCATATGTGAGAGGG AAATGAGCCTAGGATATTCAGAAACAGAAGCGAGAGAGATTTCCTGTGGCTCTCCTTCACCCACAGCGGTGTCTGCTCACCGGATCCTAGCCTTTCCTGAACAGACAAACACCAAAGACTGGCCAGTGACACCTGAGCTCATCTTGCCTGAGTCCCAG AGCTTGTTGACATTTGAAGAAGTGGCCATGTATTTTTCCCAAGAAGAATGGGAGTTATTGGATCCTACTCAGAAGGCCCTCTACAATGATGTAATGCAAGAAAACTATGAGACTGTCATCTCTCTAG AACTGAGCCTAGTATGTTCAAAGACAGAAGGGAGAGAAATTTCCTCTCACTCTTCCACAGCGGTGCCTGCTCACCAGATCCTAGCCTTTCCTGAGCAGACAAATGCCAAAGACTGGACAGTGGCACCTGAGCTCGTGTTGCCTGAATCCCAG AGCTTGTTGACATTTGAAGAAGTGGCCAtgtatttttccaaggaagaatgGGAGTTACTGGATCCCACTCAGAAGGCCCTCTACAATGATGTAATGCAAGAAAACTATGAGACTGTCATCTCTCTAG CCTTATTTGTGCTCCCCAAACCCAAAGTGATCTCCTGTCTAGAGCAGGGGGAAGAGCCGTGGGTTCAAAGATCCCTGGAGTTCAAGGACAATTCTGGAGAGCTGCCTACAG CAGGGCTAAAGCTCAAAAATGACACTGAAAATCTTCAGCCTCTATGTCTTTGTGACTTAGAAATACAAGCACCAGTAGATATAGCATCAAAAAAGGCCAGATTGAAAGTCCCCCAGAAAACAATGGGCAAAGAAAATCATGGTGATATGCATAGGGTCGGGAAATGGCACCGAGATTTtccagtgaagaaaaaaaagaaactttcaacCTGGAAACAAGAGCTGCTGAAACTTATGGATCTTCACAAAAAAGAACGTGCAGGAGAGAAGCCTTTTAAATGCCAGGAATGTGGGAAAAGCTTCAGAGTGAGCTCTGACCTTATCAAGCACCAAAGAATTCACACTGAAGAGAAACCGTATAAATGTCAGCAGTGTGATAAGAGGTTTAGGTGGAGTTCAGATCTTAATAAGCATTTAACAACACACCAAGGAATAAAACCATATAAATGCTCATGGTGTGGGAAAAGCTTCAGTCAAAATACAAATCTCCACACACACCAAAgaactcacactggagagaagccctttACATGTCATGAATGTGGAAAAAAATTCAGTCAAAATTCCCACCTTATTAAACACCGGAGAACTCACACAGGTGAGCAGCCTTATACCTGTAGCACATGCAGGAGAAACTTCAGCAGACGCTCAAGCCTTCTTAGACACCAGAAACTCCACCAGTAA